From Bactrocera oleae isolate idBacOlea1 chromosome 4, idBacOlea1, whole genome shotgun sequence:
acaaaaatacgatTTTCGGCTAGACGAGTTTAGGATTACATACCACACACGTAATGGAGGTATTTTAAGGAAAGGTCTGAAGTCATGAATAACGGTACTATTGTCTTAGGTAAACTTGAACTTGAGAGCATAGTTATATTgcctatattatattatatacaatttctcatagcagtaaaattttttatgtccAAAATATATCAGTTTATGAAAGCTGACGAAATATTCTGACAGGTACAGATTACAAAGTCTTTGCTAGAATGACGTCAAATCACAAAGTCTTTGCTAGAATGTCCTCTTTTTCTTCTTCAATTTAACTGTTCAGGTCCGCGTTTCTTAACTAATTGTTGGagtattaaattgaaattatttttcatctGGAATGTCAAATGTCATTGagggtataaaatattttgcgaaCAGTCGctactttgaaaaatatatttaaatgtaatcGAAATAGAAACATGGGCGACTCGATAAATTTTCGAAGCTCACACAGATGACAATTCTGCAATCGGAGCTTGTAATTTATAATGCGTACTTTTaaagatgtttgaaaattacgaaaaatattttaaatttgtctcATAATAgttcaatttattaaagaagaaaaagaaaaaaaaaatgaattgaatgaaactcatcttcatgaaattagaGAGTTTTGCAATGGCAAACTTTTTGGAAACTTGATATTTTATTACACTAACGGAGCATTTTTTTTATCCCTAACAACACTTTGgtatttttttgtgcttaaaTGATTTTCGCTTAGTTGATTTCCGAAACAAGTATGTAAGTAGTTTCTcaagtaataattttagcatgaCAAAAATATTGGGTGCATAAGAGCTTCTAAATTTCACCTGAGTAGTAAGGAGATTTTCCTAAGCTGGGCGTTGGTCACACATTGGGTTGAAATCACGTAAATTTTCCTGGCTTAAAAACACTGTAATACAAAACTAAGGTACCGTTATcgataaaaagtatataacagCCTGCAAGTGCCATAACAAAATCCAAAAACGTTAAGACACGCTTATGGGTTTTGCTCTCACTTTAAAGTTATTGGCcctatataaaagaaaaatttggtAACGTTTCACCAATTTATGAGACAATTCATGTAGAAATGCTGGAaattttgtgttgaaaatgGAATCACAGCTTCTTATTCCGTTGAGAATTTTGCAGAAAtattttggggagtctactttatcacgaacacaattATTTGAGAGGTACAAATTATTTGGAAATGTTATTAAGTCGTCGAAAACTTGACTCATGCAAGGCCTCCATCCACCACTGTTAATGATTTTGAGGAGTTAAAGAAATCGTCGTGTTGGTATGAGAGAGACAGTAGATGATCTCAATATTTCTACAAAATTCGCCGAAGGCACTGAAAGGTCATCCCAGCCGAAACTTAGAACAAGTGTATATAAAATTCGTTTaggcgttggcatgcttgtattggcttagGAGCCTAGTTTTAAGGCGATTACAaagaattgtattaaaatagttgaaaatgtAGTGTTTTTTCGCAGTTTAGCtcatatttaatatgttttataaCTACAAAAGTGATATTTCAAAGTTATGTTGTTCTTCGATATGTGAGGTTAGTTTTGAGTACTAGATCACATTGGATTacgttaaatttttcataacacattatataaatatgtgtatggaGATTAGAGGGATAGTTATGAAACTAATGTTGATGCATATTTGTCATAATCCTGAGGAATCGACAAGTTTTCACGTTCATAAAAAAAGTTGCTGTGCCGTCAATACTGAGTAGTGTTTTTAATGGCTCCGTTAAGCCATCACTTATCATCATTGTGGGCGAACTTTTGGTGTCCAAATTATATCGATACAGTTTTGGGGATATGTAACGTTAAGTTTAAGACACTCTTTGTAATTAATCGTTTTACGAAATTATGAGTAAATTTTGAAGGTCGAAATCTCTATGTGGAACATTATGATAGCACCTTTAAGCTCTCCCAAAACTATTTTTAAGACTTTCGTTACAAAATCGTCAAAGTAAAGAATACTAAAATTGACCCCAATTGGATTGAGGAACTTGACAATTAGAAAAACTATCCTTAAAACAATCAATCAAAACCTTAATGTCCCAGTACAACTTAAATTCTATCTTTCTTTTATTAGTCATTATGAATAAAAATTGCTGCCTTTCTTCAAATTTAGAAGCAACAAATGAATGCCTTTGGTCAAAATGCACAACACATATCCAATGAGAGATCGCTATGAACAGTGCGGAGCATTGCAGCGCtctttatttgattaaaatttcaatttcgcaAATGTATGATTGCAAGGCGTTGCAAAAGAAATATGAGACAAAGGAAGCaacagcaaatatttttgctttttttttgcttgcatattcattttcttctcattttttttttgaggttagCATTTCCTAATGCACGAAATCACATGCGTTTGCTGCCCAGACGGTATTTGgcaatttatacattttttttgctgtCTTTTTGCTGCGGCTTTGAGCTGAGAATTCGCACACATAAAGCACTGAAGCTTTAgttgtgctgttgttgtaagcagtgttgctgcttttgttagtattattgctgttgttgttaaagtgttgttgttgctgttaacaGTGTTGTTGTAGTAGCAGTAAACAGCGTTGTGTTGCTGCTTGTTGCCAATGCAATCAACATTTCTTTATGTGCTTTCGtttgtgtatttatttcttTCGCCGCAGcgttgcgttgttgttgtgtttattaTTGCCGCTTGCGGCCATCGCAGCTTGGCTGTGCTTTATGTGCGCTTTTCTCGGGCACAGAGCGCCAAACGAGCGAAGAAATgcacaaacaaccgttactcAGTTGCAGCCCCGACTGTTTTATGTTCGGTTGCCTGCTCGGCTGCTGGATGTAGGCAGTTTCGGTTACAGCGGCAGTTTCGGTTAAAGCGGCAGTTTCGGTTACAGCGGCTTGCTTATAAGCCTGGTCTGTGTGTGTGCTTCCTTGTTGGCCTGTGTTGCCGTCTTAGCACTTTCTCAAATTATTACCACTAAATTTGGAATTATTTTTATGGTGCGGCATGAAATTTATTAGGCTTAAGTGCATTTGGCTGTTTACTGGAAGAAGAgcaaagaagaagaagtagaaaaaacacaaaaatacttTACTCTAAATTGAgtgaatttttcaaatcggcCACATCATCAAGTGTGGTCAGCTACTAAATTCCATTTCAATGCCCACTTATTAAGCGTTGCCAgctggtgtttttttttttgtttgttcgctGCTAAATTTCCTCTTCATTTCACTAACACATTTCTCATTAGCTGCCTTGCTCAGCTTCCAAACCATCTACTGAATATGGTGCTACGTGTGGTATGAGCGACATTTGTACAGCTTGCACCCGCATAGAGAGAACACATCCGCACACAAGCGCAAGCCTTGAACAAGCTTATTATTGTCAGTTGCAGCTGTTCGAAATGCTCCTTAGTTATTGCAGCTGCTTTATTTCCACTTTTGGAATTTGCTTTGCcttcgctttgttgttgttgtttttgctgttgttgaaaTTATACTCCTTAGCGCTGCAATAATTTTCTTAGAGGAATTCTGCTTCCGGCAGTTTTGCTAACAAATTTCTctcgcatttatttatatgccgCTGGCTGGATTTTTATTTACCCAACACTCTTGCTATAACAACTAATGTTATTTTTGCTggtgttgttttgttgttcttCAGCTCATACAGTTCGATATTCGTTACTTGTAAAGTGGgtacttgtatttatttgctttaacttCCGCTTccgctttgtgtgtgtgtgtttgtaaatttATGAAGTGTGGCGAATTATTTCAGCAACTTGTTTGGGTATGGGGAGGGACGGTAAGAAGGAAAAGTAAACTGAAATATATTGAATGAATTGATGTAGAATTTCCTTTAGAAagtgtatgtacaatatacttgtatatgtacgtgCGTGTGCCTGTtagtacatacacatgcatacatacaaaaataaaatcatgcAAAATAAATCTGCATTTCTCTGCTTCCCCACAGCGATGTCTAGCTGTTGCACGttcttttacatacatatttgtgccTCACATTCACCTTGGTACCAGCAATTTATTGCCACAATTTTTTGCAACACAACGGAATCTGCAAGGAAATGTCGGTGCAAAGCGCataaaatagcataaaaaacaaaaataaaaataaattttcacgcTTGCAGTAAATGGCGCTGAAAATTGCAAAATGTGAGCCCTGCAGCTGTGCATGCCGCATGTCTAtatgttaatattataaaacatataaGCGATTTCGGGATCTCGAAAATTCGGCACTACCAagctttttataatataaatataattttaaaataataaatatttcgggagcccgaaattaaattttgcaaatccTGAAATTTGAAATGTTCATAATTGTCTAAATTGGAATATTGGCAAAATGAGTTCTGAAgtatttcgggatcccgaaattaaGTTTTGCAaatcctgaaaattttaaacgttTAAAGTTGAATACCAGCTCAATCAATCCCGAAAATTTCGGGATACCGAAAATGAATTTGGCAATacctgaaattttgaacatatCAAAGTGGTCTATATATGAACAACAGCAGTGTGCATGTGGGTATACATATGAGACAAGTGATCATGACACTTAGATGGAAGTGTATGAAGTTCAAGGAAAATAAAGTTGTAAGTAAATGTATattctcatatatgtatgtatgtgtgttatattgttaaatataatGCATTTCtttgtagatacatacatatgcatatgagaGGTAAACATCTtcaacaaattacaaatttactttcatcGAAGTTTAAgaatatactttatttattaaacatattattGTAGTATGTATCTAAGCTCTGGACGATAATGCAGGAACATATGacagttatgtatgtattgtcGAAGTGTGTACGGAGGCAGCTGATATCAAGCGTACATTGCCAAAAGCTTTACAATTTAAGGTGACAAGTTTAAATATGGCGAGTTTCCCAATTCAAATGCTTCCCAAACCGAACCGTTGTcacacaaaataattaaatttttctaactGTGCGTCTTACGCTTAAAGCTTTAAACCGTATCAATCAAGATATTAAACTATGGACTTGACTTCGTTAACTTTTAGATGAAGTGTCATTCGAGCCAATGACCTGCTTCCTTCATGGCCTCCAACTTTTGGACACGACCTTAGCTTTCGAAAAGGGACAATAGGTAGGATTAGCTTTTTATAGTTTTCTGTTACATCCCTCGGCTTGTGGTTGCGATGATGGATTTGTGAGAGCAAGGTTTAAGCACTTGGAGCTCACACTTTCAGACATCCCGCTGAGCTGGtgggaatataaaaataaatacctaaGCTGGTTTGTATTGGCTTCAATGCACCTTGTTTACTTATAAGTTATGATTACAGTGGTTCTATTTTATGGCTTTCAAAGGACTGTATGTAGTAGTACACGTGTGATGCCCATCTTGAGGCtcagaaatttatattaaatgaaaagatATACAAAGTTACCGTATCTTCAAAACTACTTTACTCGTAACTTCTGTCTTTATAACTTCTGTGTAGAagtattgtataataaaatattttctgttatgGGATGAGTgcagtatttttataaaatcctaATTAAAGCAAACTCATCCAACACTTATTGGACAACATAACTAAATGCACTGTAACCTTAATTAACATATTTCAACTATAACCTAACCCAACTTACTTCTGTAACCAACTACAGATATAATAGATTCTGTAAATCGTATCTTTTGTCACATTAGaagtttgttttaataatttaaattgttcGACGCAgaaaatgaaaagtgaaaacaaaaatcaCGCAACAATAGGACAACTATAAAACTATTAGGTTAACTGCTCATCAGTCATTCATCTGCAGAACCGTgccccatacatacataagtagttGCGGGCAATGTTGCACGAGCCTGCAGTTGTCGTCAGCGCTGACAGTTTGTGATAACATGGAAAAGTTGCGTTTTGTATTCGGTGTATTTGATCGCTTTGTTTCCCACAAAATAacgtcaaaattaaatttaacaactttGAGTGGTTAAAAAAGTAGTGAAGGCAAAATGAGGAAGATGACGAATGCATGAAACGAAGTCATGAATAGCGTGGGAGATAAAATCACAAACTGCAATTGTAAATATTACTGTTGAGCGACAAAAAGTTTGGCAGCTTTTCAAGTGCTGCTTTTGAATTCGAAATTACTCAACTATCCACAAAACGGAACGGAGCAAAAGAGACAAGAAATAGCATTGCTCCACTGTCAATTGCGATGCGACTTTCCTTGCGGCACAACGGATGGCAAAATCCGAAATCTTTGCTAGGGCAAACACAGATTGTCATTATGCCACAAATTGGAACACAAATTGCCTGCAACAAAGCGCAAAACTAGAAaacttgtaatttattttttctgaaaaaGAGGTGACGAAATAATAAAAGAGGGGGTTTGCAACGAAAGTGGTGACAGTGAATGCAACGGAAATATAATTTAGTTtgaattaatttatgttttttagggTAGTTAGAAATTTAACATTAGTTGGCAGAGGTGTTTAGGAGGATAGCGCCCTGCCTTCAATTGTCTACCGTTGCATACAATTGGGTGCATGCATTATATAATTTATGCTTTAGCAAAGACACCAACCCTAACAAAGTTGAGAAGAGGTCGCAAAATGAATGCTTGACAAGGTAAGCGAGGAATCTAGTAGATTCACCAAACGCattattactggtgacgagacgtaggtttatgaatatgacttcAAAACTGTTTAATAATCTCGCGAATTGCGTTACAAAAATGAGAACCGAAAAAACCTCGTAGATCACCATGGAATCGTTTCATAGCGTCAAATTGTCAATAGGGAATACTAACGGCTATTGTTAGGCATAATCGTAAAGAAATTCTTCACAAATTACTTTTGTGGGtagaaaattcattaaaatctcACCATCATAAGGCACTTTCACATTCTAGCGTGATTGTGACTAACGTTTTGGCCAAACACGAAACGAAAATTATGGCTCAGGCACCGTATTGGTCAGATTTGGCACTTTGTAACTTATTTCTGTGTTCGAAAATGAAAGGAACGCTCTAGGAAATGTACCATGAGTACATTGGGGCCATTAAAAGTCCTAGCCGAGACTTATAACGAGGGTGTGGAAATTGGATTGAACGTTAGCATGCTTGTAGGAGCATATTTTGGAggcgataataaaaattgttattaaattaaattacgtaaaaatgttgttttgtcggtccggttcaaatttgatcatatgtATTATAATGAGCGTAGTATTCTTCgattgaaatctgttaaatttttCACAGTGTTGTCTAAACTTTCATATTTGGAGGTGAaattaaacattattaaatCGAAAGAGCCAAAACATTTATTAGGGAAGACTCTGATTAAACTAacagctataaaaaaaaaattgtgttagtatttatataaatttcaatcttTCTGGTATTAAATTTAGAAGTGATTTTACAATTCACTAAAcgatcatttaaattttttacggttTCTATTACCATTTGATGTACGAAAgccgttttttaaataatagtcAATGTTTGCTATTTCTTACTGAATCCCAAAAGAGTGTTGCAGTCTTCCGTCTTAACTCAACGATCGGCAGGCCAATTGTAAAATAATTCACGTATTATACAGGCATTTATAACGCCCGGTTTGGGTGCACAGCCAACGCAGAGTGGCTTGGCGGAAGATTGGATCGAACAGAAACTTTGCAGTATTCTCAACTGTTACAAAAGAGAAAGTACTGAAGCAACTTTTTTCAAATCTACCCTACCTTGTACTCACATTTGCCATGACAGTAATCAAATGTGTTTATCATTACTTTTACATACTCTCGATCTACTTTGAATTTGCTTTCGAAGCGTTTGCGTACAGCAGACATATCCAATTTGTCAAAGCGTGTTCCCGTTATGGCATGATCAACCTCGACCATTGCCTCCTCATCGGGTTTGATTTATTTGAAGCCCATCTCCTTGGCACATGTGTCAAAGACCTCCTGATAGCCATCAGGATGCTTGCAGCAATAGTATATGCGAATCTCCCTTATCGTCCCGGGATTGTCGCAATCGAATTTAAGCGAGTTACCAAACTGTGTTCAATTTGCGGTTGCAGGATAGTgatttttagtgaaattttattttacaaattgcaaaataaaatgaaatgttaGCTTCAATACCAAACCGAAGGACAATATAATCAAAGTCAAATTCTTTATGGCGCAGCTCAGTGGAAAGTCTGATGTCACAATAAATGTTGCCTTCCTTAATTGGCGCAGTTTCGTGAaattgtttcatttttatagtGAGCAGTATCCATTTGTTAGCGTTAAACAATGCTAAATCTAGCGAAACTATCTTTATCAAATGAAAGACCAAAGTTTGGTATAAATTTTCCGAAAGCAGTACTTTAAATCTTCCCTTTTATCTACCATAAATAAAGAATCATATCATATGTATTTTGTTACTTCTCTCACGGTAGGGTAATAGTATAGCCGACGGGATAAGTGAAGCTATGCTGAAAGGACTTTCCTGAAATTAAGTAGGAAGCAGAACtaaattaaaaccttttttgtcCGAACTTATTCTCCGTTTATGATTGCGGTGACAAATTGGTCGCTTCCGACTCCAGCTGACAGAGCTAGTTTTATGACAGGAAACCCTTAGAGGTTTGACATTGCTTACCTCGGCTCGATATTGCTCATATCTAGGGCACAATCACATTCAACTTAGACATACTAGATCTTAGAATCATTGTTACATAAGGTCTggtaaaataaatccattatttttggaTTCAATTCAAGGTTTTATTTGGCAAAGTTAAAATTATCTggtttaagtcaaatatgcatcATTATGTTCGATcacttgttgccattttaaaTGTTTGTGGTTTTttaatgccactctcatagatACCCTTGTCTCTATTAGCAAACAActgggacagtcgattttcacataCTTCTTCAATTCACGGGATTTTAACAGGAACAGATAGTAGCTACTTGGTGACAGGTCTGGACTAAAAGGTGGATCTAAGCTCGCGGAGCTTCTGGCAAGTCACTCAGTGTGGCCTAGAGTTTTTGTAATGAAACACAATTCCTTCCAATTGGCTAAAGCTGGCCACTTCTAAGCCATTGCTTACTATAGACGGTCCAACTGTAGACAGTACAGGACGAATTCAATTCGCACGAAATGGATCCATTTTTTTGTGATGCTTGATAACGACCACGATCGTTTTCGCGTGACGTTCACAAAAGTGATAACTAGTAATCCTCCGCTGCAGAAATGGATCCATTTTGTTGCGATTAAGCTTTATCTCATATGGTACCTAAACATTAAGCTTCTTTATGTATCCAGCCTTTTTTAAATGATTCTAAAAGGTTGTTTGTGCTAAGTTTATACTATTTGGCAATCGAAAGAGTGCTTACATAACGACGATTTACATTACTTTTTCGATAAATTTGACAATTGGACTTCAAGAGCGTAGAGCCTTTACTTGAAAATTACTTGAAGGGAATCCACGGAACTTTACGAGTTAATGGCTATTAAAATACTTGGAATATAAATACTAtacacattttcagccgcctggcaTGCGTTTTCagctttatcgaagaaaaaatgtaaaatataacaTCTTTTATCTTTACTAGTATCTATCTTTAATTAAGAGACACTATAAAATGGCCACATATGAGGGGTTGTATATAACCCTCTCCAATTCGTTTGAGATTGTAATTTGACTGAAAGCGGTTTCTTGTATGTAACTGAAGATAagagcatttaatttttgtacttAGAATATAAGTAGagtttgagtttttaaatagaaataatactAGTTAAGTTCTTCACTATACAATCAAAAAAcctaaatttacatacatatatgtggtaggtatatatgattaaaaaaaattattgtaataattcaattaaaaatacaatgcggcatacaaatttatatatatatatatgctcatATAAAGGCGAATAtccttgtttttttgttgttgttgatgttatgACAATTTGTAGCTACAGCATATACCACGTACGATGACCGCTTTGGTAGGCTTTAGCGACAATCTTACTTGAAACAGATGTATACATAAGCCTATAAATGGTTtgctctataaatatatatatttgcttacatacttgtatatacgcaTAATGCCCGCTTTAACTATGAGGTGCAGGACTCCAACGTTTTTCTGCTTTACAAATGGCGCGACAAACAATATGATTCAAACACATGCCACCTTAACTGTGTTTATTGAAACGTATGTAGTGTCGGTCTACACGGCGTACAAGCAATGTGTTATGCATTGACAAAGGACACAGTGCCTTCACAGCACACGCGGCATTCCGCTGTTGTCGGCTTGGAGTACTGTCGCGAAAGTGTTAGCGGTGGCATGatagcatacatacaaataaaccgAACATACaggcacatatatataaatacacatctGGTGAAGTATAGTCATTGTGGGTACAATCGCACCAAAGTAGGAAATGCCGTTTGtcctcatatattttatatataactgaatattttacgcaaaaatttatgtttgtataaacatatataatctcATACACCATGAAGTAGCGCAGTTCGCTTttcaactacacacacacacatacatacaaacatacatacgtgggcaaatatattattttgcgTGTTAACTGTGGCTAAATGTGCGTGCTTGAGCCGTTGGCCATTCATATTTGTAGGATTGTCTGTGATTGCTTGGCGGTGTGttgaaataatttacaatattgtgataaattttacttaattaacCGCACAGCTCGAAATAAGCTCATTTGCTTGTCGAATGAGTGCCAAGCGACCAACCTAACCCAACCCAGAATTGGCCTGCGGAAAAAAATGGTGtgttgaatattttgtaaaatgaaGCGTGAGCAACACCTTCCTTTATTGAGGTAAGGCAAtatatcgaaaatatatatgtacgtggaTGGTATGCGTgtacaaaatatttactaaattgaatttataaatatttctatgagTCTTTGCGTTTGAGTTTATAGGAGGAGCTTATCGAAAGCAGCTCAGAATTTTGCTTGTGAAGAGAAGGAGAGATTATATGTTAAATACCGAACAGGTATTCGTTTTATTAATAGACGAAAACGAATATTAAAAGAAGGCTTACGTTAAAATAATTAGAACTTTTGTAAGAAAGGagttatgatatttttattaaaaacaaaaaaaaaacttaaataatattaataaacaaatttaaagttaGGATTATCAGTGGActttatattttcattcaaaactAATTGCATTGCTTTTTGGACCGAAACTTgagtgaaaaataatattttgtgtaaaTGATATAGCCGAGCATGCTTATATCAGTTTTTTGAAGATATTAAGTAAACTAAAAGATTTATCTTACAAATCcttttaaataaacattaaatatgaAGACCTTATGGATACCAAAATGGCATTGTTCGAGCAATTGTGATTTATAGTAATAACATGGTCAATTCAGAGAGGAAACTCGGATGTAAATTGAAAGCTACTGTCCTGGTgcgtttttttcagtttttgaagCGTGaaccacaattttttttcactgaaatatgtcgaactttatgcctaaaaaagttttttgtgcgGAATTCTtattcattactttaatatgaagaataGTTCAGACAAAAGTCATCGTATTTGGTTGGAATTTTATTGTGAAAGTGCTTCAGATGAGCGAACTTGCCTAAAGTGCTTTGCGCTTTTTTAAGCTGATGGTTTTGGTTTCGAAAACGAAGAACAATCTGGGCGGTTAAAACAGACTGAAGACGAAGAACTGGAGGCATGACTCGATGAAGATTGCTACCAAACACAAAAAGAGATCGCTGAATCTTTGGCAGTCAGTCAACCAGCTATTTTAAAAAGTAACGAAATTCGGAGCCATATGCATTAGAGCCAAGAGACGTTGAAATAAGATTTTGTCTCATGTAagaaatgctgcttgaacgtcatgaaaataaattgtttttacatcggattgtgactggcgatgataAACTTACCAATTCAATTACGACAATcctaaacgcaaaaaatcatatatgaATGATCTGAATCTAGGCCAAAACCATCAATTCGGAACGAtaccgacaacaactcatcaaattgaaggGAGCGATTGCCATAAAATGTCCACAATTTGCGACGAGATAGCGGAAATAATTTTCCAACGTGACAAAGCTCGGCCTCGTGGCGCAAGGTCAGTTAAAAagtatttggaaaacagcggctgAGAAGTTTTGCCTCACGCGCTTCATAGCCCAAACCTTGTTTCTCTTGAATACCATTTGTTTCGGTCGATGCAGAACGCTCTTACGCGCAGTTCTTTTTGGATGTAATCCAAAAATTACAATGTTATAGGGCAATACTCTTAAAAATACTATTGTACCTGTTTTCTTAAATAagcgttaaaatttaaaaaagaaatcgcAAGAAT
This genomic window contains:
- the Obp58c gene encoding LOW QUALITY PROTEIN: uncharacterized protein Obp58c (The sequence of the model RefSeq protein was modified relative to this genomic sequence to represent the inferred CDS: deleted 1 base in 1 codon; substituted 2 bases at 2 genomic stop codons), which translates into the protein MNGQRLKHAHLATVNTQNNIFAHFGNSLKFDCDNPGTIREIRIYYCCKHPDGYQEVFDTCAKEMGFKXIKPDEEAMVEVDHAITGTRFDKLDMSAVRKRFESKFKVDREYVKVMINTFDYCHGKFENTAKFLFDPIFRQATLRWCAPKPGVINACIIRELFYNWPADRXVKTEDCNTLLGFSKK